One Amaranthus tricolor cultivar Red isolate AtriRed21 chromosome 1, ASM2621246v1, whole genome shotgun sequence DNA window includes the following coding sequences:
- the LOC130806232 gene encoding zinc finger protein ZAT11, which yields MDYSTEEDFSTFTTKRRRTKRHRSLLSASASSTYCGGSDGAVVTAASDPPNKAAAASSTSYTSSSSASPSDHLNDVMSEVTTEEIDMANFLILLSQGLHKNTNNSNTTVLYECKTCNRTFSSFQALGGHRTSHKKIKPPLSPSIIPSTDHHNSDNIDAKIKIVDSKVRDRVHECSICGSEFPSGQALGGHMRRHRAAAPPSSTEIAPDGSTEVMDTGGGGPRNILSLDLNLPAPDDQDGQQDDHMENTFVHVLPRPAPLVDCHN from the coding sequence ATGGATTATTCAACTGAAGAAGATTTCTCTACTTTCACCACCAAACGACGTCGTACCAAACGTCACCGATCACTCCTTTCTGCCTCCGCCTCCTCCACTTATTGTGGCGGCAGCGATGGTGCTGTCGTAACCGCCGCTTCTGATCCTCCTAATAAAGCTGCTGCTGCCTCCTCCACCAGTTACACGTCATCCTCATCGGCATCCCCTTCCGATCATTTAAATGACGTCATGAGTGAAGTTACAACTGAAGAAATAGACATGGCTAATTTTCTTATTCTCTTATCTCAAGGATTACACAAAAACACCAACAACTCTAATACTACTGTTTTATACGAGTGTAAAACATGTAATAGAACTTTCTCCTCTTTTCAAGCACTTGGTGGGCATCGTACAAGCCACAAGAAGATCAAACCACCTCTTTCTCCCTCCATTATTCCGTCTACAGATCATCATAACAGTGATAATATTGATGCTAAAATCAAAATTGTTGATAGTAAGGTGAGGGACAGGGTCCATGAGTGCTCCATATGTGGATCCGAATTCCCCTCGGGTCAAGCTTTGGGTGGGCATATGAGAAGGCATAGAGCGGCGGCACCTCCGTCGTCCACCGAGATAGCTCCTGATGGGTCAACGGAGGTTATGGATACAGGTGGAGGTGGGCCCCGTAATATTCTATCCTTGGATCTTAATCTTCCAGCTCCTGATGATCAGGATGGTCAACAAGATGATCACATGGAGAATACGTTTGTTCATGTTCTTCCTAGGCCGGCTCCTTTGG
- the LOC130806241 gene encoding uncharacterized protein LOC130806241: protein MMSVCMSVLVLELSNACFGLSNLVLRDLSIANPLLPLTEHICMVSPRHTLLTAIAQDGNKGIFPLAFALVEKECIAAWSWFMGCVRKHVMHSPGLCVISDRHAGILATMEEPEWQPPNAHHRFCLRHLLSNFNRQMGNVKLKKMFGRTAEQRQSNKVVEGMKAIGVVNREALFWIDEVGDMSKWSICHDGGYRYGVTNTNLAEVFNNVMKGVRFLSITTLVEFTFYRVNDYFVKRRENANAWLIGGNKYTSHATRIITRNTEKANYHEIIAFDYRRGLFQVKTGRGNRGSAKGGKIQSVDMSEMKCTCNKLSIFHLPCSHVLAVCIKRHLSYERFVDSCYNTQSNVNTYECIFLPLIDKRAWPQYTGVEVLHDPDHIRGLGRPKSRRIANEMDEGSRRRNAFQRCGIDGHNTRTCTSRRDGSSSSRPSGP from the exons atgatgtcggtgtgtatgtccgtcctagtattagaactttccaacgcgtgttttgggctttccaacctagtattgagggatttaagtattgcaaacccgttattgccattgacggaacacatttgtatggtaagtcctcgccatacgttgttgactgcgattgcccaagatgggaacaagggaatattcccgcttgcctttgctttggtcgaaaaagaatgcatagccgcgtggtcttggtttatgggctgtgttcgtaagcatgtgatgcatagtccagggttatgcgttatttccgataggcatgcgggcattctagcaactatggaggagccggaatggcaacctccaaacgcccatcataggttttgcttgcggcatttgttaagcaacttcaatcgtcaaatgggtaatgtgaagttgaagaaaatgtttggtaggactgcagagcaaagacaaTCCAATAAAGTCGTCGAGGGAATGAAGGCCATTGGTGTTGTTAATCGCGAAGCacttttttggattgatgaagttggtgatatgtctaaatggtcaatatgtcacGATGGAGGGTATAGGTACGGTGTTACTAATACGAACTTGGCCGAAGtattcaataacgtgatgaagggtgtgCGTTTCTTGTCGATAACCACTCTTGTGGAGTTTACCTTCTAtcgtgttaatgattattttgtaaaaagacGCGAGAATGCAAATGCGTGGTTAATTGGGGGAAACaagtacacttcacacgccactagaattatcacccgtaacaccgagaaggcaaactaccatgagatcatcgcatttgactacagacgaggccttttccaagttaagactgggcgtggtaatagaggatcggccaagggtggtaaaatacaaagtgtggatatgagcgagatgaaatgcacttgtaacaaactGTCCATATttcacttaccttgttctcatgttcttgccgtATGCATTAAACGACACTTATCCTATGAGCGTTTTGTGGACTCCTGCTATAATACCCAGAGCAATGTTAACACGTATGAATGCATATTCTTGCCGTTAATTGATAAGAGGgcatggcctcaatacaccggtgttgaggtgTTACATGATCCAGATCACATTCGTGGATTAGGAAGACCTAAGTCCAGGAGGATCGCGAACGAGATGGACGAAGGATCGCGGAGACGCAACGCTTTTCAACGGTGTGGTATTGACGGTCATAATactagaacttgcacgtcaag gagagatggatccagcagctccaggccctctGGACCCTAG
- the LOC130806251 gene encoding serine/threonine-protein phosphatase 7 long form homolog, translating into MRSVGRGAFAPPLLPPPHVPYGSRWSFERRTRTHTGSGVGFYRDQLDLLRADQFLWDPYPAEAYTALPQHSGILSGAWRASVPLICFDMVEVHLPERVLRQFGMVQGIPPPCDTEAELHHSRKGRDPKNWLEVNWRHVARWEHRLDLLAQGAPIEDAGAPTTADYMPWFLSITRRWMTPRGILAASQYNPAAPTMTHFAQGITSVIGSSQEEPVREIAQGILLRTQFQHFIPEVTAPHTTTYAYESSAHQPDVHLEEVDLTCPDYGGGSSQGAT; encoded by the exons ATGAGGAGTGTGGGtcgtggtgcatttgcgccaccactGCTTCCTCCCCCGCATGTGCCatatggatcgcggtggtcctttgaaagacgaacaaggacccacactggatcgggcgtggggttctaccgcgatcaGCTCGATCTATTACGTGCTGACCAG TTTCTATGGGACCCTTACCCTGCTGAGGCATACactgcattgcctcagcactcgggcatattgtcaggggcgtggagagcatctgtacctctgatctgcttcgacatggtcgaagtgcatctccctgagcgcgtactgcgccaatttgggatggtacagggcatcccgcctCCATGCGACACAGAAGCGGAGCTCCACCACTCTCGCAAGGGTCGGGATCCCAAGAACTGGCTAGAGGTCAACTGGCGGcatgtcgctcgttgggagcacaggctagaTCTGCttgcccaaggtgcgccgatcgaggatgcaggcgcacctactacggcggattacatgccgtggttcctctccattactcgccgatggatgacaccacgaggtatcttgGCGGCATCCCAGTACAATCCCGCAGCtccgacgatgacacacttt gcacagggcattacATCAGTCATCGgctcctcccaagaggagcccgtacgggagattgcccaaggcatactcctacgcacgcagtttcaacacttcattccggaAGTAACTGCGCCCCACACCACTACGTACGCGTACGAGTCATCTGCTCATCAacccgacgttcatcttgaggaggttgacttaacgtgtCCGGACTATGGTggcgggtcctcacagggtgccacataA
- the LOC130806260 gene encoding superoxide dismutase [Cu-Zn], chloroplastic, which translates to MQLTLAAMAAYSILTSASNPTLSHLPPFSFSSTPINLTSSSFNGLSFKVSSPTQSLSLSASSSAKPLTIVAATKKAVSVLKGNSNVEGVVTLSQEDDGPTTVNVRITGLTPGKHGFHLHEYGDTTNGCMSTGAHFNPNKMTHGAPEDEIRHAGDLGNIVANTDGVAEATIVDNQIPLSGPNSVVGRALVVHELEDDLGKGGHELSLTTGNAGGRMACGVVGLTPV; encoded by the exons ATGCAATTAACATTGGCAGCCATGGCCGCATACAGTATCCTCACATCTGCTTCAAATCCGACATTATCTCACCTGCCACCCTTCTCCTTTTCTTCAACACCCATTAATCTTACCTCTTCTTCCTTCAATGGACTCTCTTTCAAAGTTTCTTCTCCAACCCAATCTCTTTCTCTTTCCGCTTCCTCCTCTGCTAAACCTCTCACCATTGTTGCTGCTACCAAAAAAGCTGTTTCTGTTCTTAAGGGAAATTCCAACGTTGAGGGTGTCGTCACTTTAAGTCAAGAAGATGACG GTCCAACTACAGTCAATGTTCGTATTACTGGGCTAACTCCAGGAAAACATGGATTTCACTTg CATGAATATGGAGATACAACAAATGGATGCATGTCCACAG GTGCTCATTTTAATCCAAATAAAATGACACATGGTGCTCCGGAAGATGAAATCCGGCATGCGGGTGACCTGGGAAACATTGTTGCTAACACAGATG GAGTAGCTGAGGCTACTATAGTGGATAATCAG ATTCCATTAAGTGGACCAAATTCAGTTGTTGGTAGAGCCTTGGTGGTCCATGAGCTAGAGGATGATCTTGGAAAGG GAGGACATGAACTTAGTCTGACCACTGGAAATGCTGGGGGCAGAATGGCTTGTG GTGTTGTTGGCTTAACTCCGGTGTGA